In Fusarium oxysporum f. sp. lycopersici 4287 chromosome 2, whole genome shotgun sequence, a genomic segment contains:
- a CDS encoding hypothetical protein (At least one base has a quality score < 10) produces the protein MASHDANVDDEDLTIHACCAPITNLARPIDFSELDEEENRPFFHWPIFGPLIVENESSDARDHCANERTFLSYLRLSIYMAIVSVAITLSFHLKNEATPLELRMAKPLGTIFWGLSVLTLFAGMGNYISECYYAVAHAPN, from the exons ATGGCTTCTCATGATGCGAatgtcgatgatgaagaccTCACTATCCATGCCTGCTGCGCGCCTATTACCAACCTAGCTCGACCCATTGATTTCAGTGAGCTTGA CGAGGAGGAAAACAGACCTTTCTTTCACTGGCCAATCTTTGGACCATTGATAGTAGAGAACGAGAGCAGCGATGCGCGAGATCACTGCGCCAATGAGAGAA CGTTCCTCTCATACCTTCGGTTATCGATATACATGGCCATCGTCTCGGTAGCCATCACACTTTCGTTCCACTTAAAGAACGAAGCCACACCGTTAGAGCTGAGAATGGCAAAGCCTCTCGGGACGATATTCTGGGGACTTTCAGTCTTGACTCTGTTTGCTGGAATGGGTAACTATATAAGTGAGTGTTACTACGCCGTAGCACATGCGCCAAACTAA
- a CDS encoding hypothetical protein (At least one base has a quality score < 10), producing the protein MTPARGRTKARFWAGDEEMANKKDDDLHLPGHRYHNSGSGPQWQATPRAPRRSSVGRLISYLVFISIVFFIIYNFVSFSDSSTDAASERSAPGGKQGQDKVYHRGPLKFPELAETLRNIQGTGGAYERNKNILFAASSINSASTLLPMACQMSAQEKNHVHFALMSRKEIPIKELLEINGIDKSCKIYVHDARTDYASTSSELRLKLAAIRAFFYVENFMHPQAIIVDSTQKEEDYFLQAIRDQITGTRSALIELPEKPETRLAWISKLDASALAAWNKVHFDILVQAPPVGTANLQRLLTSLRKADKSALSVPQLTVELPPVVEKPLENFLSGFHWPSKASGQLPQSQMLSLRHRISSRKMDEEESSVRFLESFWPSKPSHNHVLVLAAHTEVSPQFFNYVKYTLLHSLYSHSSILQDWNENIMGISFYSPSTLLDDTTPLTVPRAEDADEKTGSSPFFWQAPTSDAVLFMGDKWVELHGYVSRILEKQQTGTETPAFLAKKSTSKKHPAWLEYVLQLSQLRGYVTLYPRPETASTILGAHSDLPNTPEEYLGEGDENDKTGEADSATSKFDPASPVDMLTTLPREGDLLALGDLPLISWIGKSTSLAELETTSMELTKQFRQEVGGCPPSAINDEDEFGQPRRNKDASDLFCKNKGTASADTATEAKDIKETA; encoded by the exons ATGACGCCTGCACGCGGCAGAACAAAGGCACGCTTCTGGGCAGGGGATGAGGAGATGGCCAATAAAAAAGACGACGACCTTCACCTCCCAGGGCATCGCTATCATAACTCGGGATCTGGTCCTCAATGGCAGGCTACGCCGCGTGCTCCCCGCCGTAGCTCCGTCGGTCGCCTTATTTCATATCTAGTCTTCATATCGATCGTCTTCTTCATAATATACAATTTCGTGTCATTCTCCGACAGCTCGACCGATGCAGCATCAGAGAGGTCTGCGCCGGGGGGCAAACAAGGACAGGACAAGGTCTACCATAGGGGACCCCTCAAATTCCCAGAGCTCGCAGAGACGCTGCGCAACATTCAAGGGACCGGCGGCGCTTATGAGAGGAACAAGAACATTCTATTCGCTGCTTCCAGCATCAACAGCGCCTCTACTCTTCTGCCAATGGCTTGCCAGATGTCGGCGCAAGAAAAGAACCATGTTCATTTTGCGCTTATGAGTAGGAAAGAGATTCCCATCAAGGAACTCCTGGAGATAAACGGCATTGATAAAAGCTGTAAGATATATGTACACG ATGCCCGCACTGACTATGCTTCCACGTCTTCTGAGTTGAGGCTGAAACTCGCTGCTATCCGTGCATTCT TCTACGTTGAGAACTTCATGCACCCTCAAGCAATTATTGTTGACTCTACtcagaaggaagaagattacTTCCTCCAAGCCATACGAGATCAGATCACTGGGACGAGGTCTGCTCTTATAGAGCTGCCAGAAAAGCCTGAAACTCGTCTTGCGTGGATCTCCAAGCTTGACGCCTCAGCATTGGCTG CCTGGAACAAAGTGCATTTCGACATATTAGTCCAGGCACCTCCCGTTGGCACAGCCAATCTACAAAGACTCCTCACCTCGCTGCGCAAGGCCGATAAGAGTGCCCTGTCGGTTCCCCAGCTTACAGTCGAGCTGCCTCCAGTTGTAGAAAAGCCATTGGAAAACTTCTTGTCTGGCTTCCATTGGCCTTCCAAGGCTTCTGGACAGCTACCTCAATCGCAAATGCTTTCCCTTCGTCATCGAATTTCATCACGGAAaatggatgaggaggagagctCAGTTCGATTTCTAGAATCGTTCTGGCCAAGCAAGCCGTCACACAATCATGTGCTTGTCTTGGCGGCTCACACTGAGGTCTCACCTCAATTCTTCAACT ATGTGAAATACACCCTTCTTCATAGCCTATACTCGCACTCTTCCATTCTTCAGGACTGGAATGAGAACATCATGGGCATCAGTTTTTATTCTCCCAGCACTCTTCTCGATGATACAACACCCCTAACAGTCCCGCGAGCTGAGGACGCGGACGAAAAGACCGGTTCCAGTCCTTTCTTTTGGCAGGCCCCAACTAGCGATGCTGTTCTGTTCATGGGAGACAAATGGGTTGAGCTGCATGGCTATGTGTCACGCATTTTAGAAAAGCAGCAAACAGGAACAGAAACGCCAGCCTTCTTAGCCAAGAAGAGTACAAGCAAGAAACATCCGGCCTGGTTAGAGTATGTACTTCAGCTATCACAGCTTCGGGGGTATGTGACTCTGTACCCGAGACCGGAAACAGCGAGCACTATCTTGGGAGCACACAGTGACCTTCCTAATACTCCAGAGGAGTACTTGGGCGAAGGCGATGAAAATGATAAGACCGGAGAGGCAGATAGTGCAACGTCAAAGTTCGACCCAGCGTCCCCAGTCGATATGCTCACAACATTACCTCGTGAGGGTGACCTCCTGGCATTAGGTGACTTGCCACTCATTTCATGGATTGGCAAATCAACATCGCTTGCAGAGCTTGAAACGACCTCAATGGAGCTTACAAAACAATTCCGTCAAGAGGTTGGCGGGTGTCCACCGAGCGCCATAAACGATGAGGACGAGTTTGGACAGCCGAGGCGCAACAAAGACGCCAGTGATCTCTTTTGTAAGAACAAGGGCACGGCCAGTGCAGATACAGCGACTGAAGCCAAGGACATCAAGGAAACAGCATAA
- a CDS encoding hypothetical protein (At least one base has a quality score < 10), giving the protein MASHDANVDDEDLTIHACCAPITNLARPIDFSELDEEENRPFFHWPIFGPLIVENESSDARDHCANERTFLSYLRLSIYMAIVSVAITLSFHLKNEATPLELRMAKPLGTIFWGLSVLTLFAGMGNYITTVNKYSKRAAIVQIGWKTHAVFSLTAVSIIGTCLILLVIAKIRQQSSSNS; this is encoded by the exons ATGGCTTCTCATGATGCGAatgtcgatgatgaagaccTCACTATCCATGCCTGCTGCGCGCCTATTACCAACCTAGCTCGACCCATTGATTTCAGTGAGCTTGA CGAGGAGGAAAACAGACCTTTCTTTCACTGGCCAATCTTTGGACCATTGATAGTAGAGAACGAGAGCAGCGATGCGCGAGATCACTGCGCCAATGAGAGAA CGTTCCTCTCATACCTTCGGTTATCGATATACATGGCCATCGTCTCGGTAGCCATCACACTTTCGTTCCACTTAAAGAACGAAGCCACACCGTTAGAGCTGAGAATGGCAAAGCCTCTCGGGACGATATTCTGGGGACTTTCAGTCTTGACTCTGTTTGCTGGAATGGGTAACTATATAA CAACGGTCAACAAGTACAGCAAACGGGCGGCTATTGTACAGATTGGCTGGAAGACTCATGCA GTTTTCAGTCTCACAGCAGTCTCAATCATAGGCACCTGTCTCATCCTGCTCGTCATTGCCAAGATTCGACAACAATCATCGTCCAATTCTTGA